The Pelmatolapia mariae isolate MD_Pm_ZW linkage group LG2, Pm_UMD_F_2, whole genome shotgun sequence sequence atctgactgactaaactgtattttttttatttgtatttttagttttttgcctGTGGCAGTAAAATTAACAATGTGTTGTCTGGtaagtcattcttttttaaaagtccCTGCAGCGTTCCGTGAATAACCCCGTTTGTTGGTTAAATCTCCATGGGTTTTAAGAGGAGGGAgggtaagagaaaaaaaaaggaaccgGGACAAAATCTCGAGATGTGAAAGTGGGAGAGTGGGAAGAGTCCGCCCTTCCAGTGGGCTGTTACCTCCTGCCCATCTCGTTCTGTCTGAGAAACTGGATATTGTTGCTGCTGTCAGCCAGTTCTGGATACTGCTCCACAGGCAGTACGTAGTAGCCGTCATAGCCCTGTACTCGACCTGTCGTTAGGAGCTGCTGTCTCTCCCCTTCTGTCCAGAGGCGACTGCCTCCCTTTCCGTCCCTAGCTCGCTGCTGTTCCTTGGCCCAGGCACCCGCCAGCGCCCTCTGCCTGGCCAGCTCCAACAGTCTTACCTTCTCTTCGTCCAGCACGTCTGCAGCGAGCCCGTACCGAACGCTCAGTAATAATGACGGAACTGCAAACTCCACGGTCACTCCTCTCCTCGACCGCCCGCTCACTGTCACATTGATTCCGCTCTCCAGTGACTTGCGCCCGTTTGTGAGCCCCAGGGCCAGCAGGTCGCTGTCAGCAGAGCCTACCTTCACAAAGTAGTGGCAGTCCTTTCCATCCTGTGTGTAATGCGTGCCTTCGAGGTACTGCGCACCATTGAGCACCAGAGCCACTTTGCGGCTGTCTTCACTGGCCAGCGCCGACACGCCGGCCACCACTCTCCCCTCCTGCAGCGCCAGCATTACTCCTCTGCCTATTATGGGGGTGCTGGTGCCGAACCAGTGGCCGGGCTTGTCCTTGCGCCTGCGACGCTCCTTGTTGAGCAGACGACCCTCCAGGGCCATGAAGGCCTGGTTGTGGCGCTCAGCTGCTTGCTGCACGCCGGTTATGAGCTATATAgaaaaagttaaagaaaagcTTTGTCACTTTTTTGAAAGAGATGATAATGTAATAACACACAGCTGACCGCAGTGAGTAAATACAGGGCACATTTATAttagatttaaaagaaaatggtcAATATTTGATTTAATAATGAGAGTGggtatatattttaaataggtGTACCTGTCCGTTCTCACAGTGCTGGGTGGCCTGCAGCTCATACGGTGGCTCCACAAAGTAGAGCGAGTGTCGAGGGAACCCTGGGATTATGTTACTGAGCTGGAAGCCAAACATTACCAGCCAACTCTTCACATCTACAGCAAGCAGACGAGGGGAAATTACTTTTGCTGAATGACAAAGTTAAACACAGTAGCAAATGAAGCTGTGGCTTTATTataacaaaaaaccaaaaaactgaaAGCGTGTTTGCTTTTGTGACTTATCTCGTCCGTGCCATCTGTAGTACATTGTTACTAGCATAAACTATCTAGTCCACAACAATCTGTTCTGCTGAACACTAGAGATTCCTGACAGTCTCAGGACATAAGCTAAGATGAGCTTGTTAAGTAAACTAGAAGCGTTATTTTCCCTGCTTTTTAATATGCCAGGAAGAAACACAGCCAACCATCTGAGACAGAGTACAAGGGCTAAATATTCATACAACACATTTCACCATTTGGCCCACATAATATTTGTAACTATCTACCTGTGACGTAGTTTTTAACATCCAGCATGTCACTGAGTGGGTTGTTGTTCTTGAACATATACAGATTAAAGGGAGCGGGATCTTTTCCTATCTTGGGCCACATGCTATAGTCGGGTGAGGTCCACCGTCCAGCCAAGACGTCGTAGTCCCGCTGGGTGAAGTGGACCAGCTTCGTCAAGGGGTCGTACAGGCCGCCGTGGAAACCCACCACCAGTTGGAACTCTGGGTTAGAGTCCAGATACACCTCGCCGTAGGCGGTGTACTGGATCTGGGTAAGAGAAGCAGATCAGTCAAAATTAAACAACAATGCGGATGGTGGAGCAGGAATAAATGTGGAACAGGTGTGATTCACAGCTGGATACCTGTTTGATCATTTGTCCATTGCTGCTGAAGACTGCTAGCGGTGTGCCAGTGTTGTCAGAAGCTATGTAATATTCCTCTCCACTGCTCACCTCCATGGCAAAGAGATGACCCTGATCAATAGACAGTTACAAATTCAGATATTAGTTCAGGATCATGTTTGTGCTGATTAATCAGTCTGTACCACAAACATTATAGGATGATCTTATAATTAACCAACCACGCCCACCTGGAGGTCATAGTAGAGTGACGAGATGTCAGAGCTGGAGTGATTGAAGATGTGCGTCACCCTGGTTGGATGGTTGAGGTCAGCATAGAAGAACTGAAGGTGCTGCCCCAGGCTGTTCCTCGTGGACACCCTGCGACCGAGCCCATCATAGTGATATACAACGCTCCAGCCTCCTGGACCTCTGTTGTAAGCCCGCAGGAGCTGACCTTTGGAGTTATAGTCAAAAACGTCCGACCCACGCTGACTCAGGAAGCCGTCTTCGTCCAGGCGATATTGGACATCTCCCAGGCGCGTAATGCGATCTCTGAGGTCGTAACGCAGAGGCAAGATCCGGGCACTGTTCCCAggattcagcaggtggaggTTACCGTTAAGGTCGTAGCTGTAGCGCCAGGTAGACCAATCATTCACCTGGAAACAAACAATGATGTTTGTAAATCAGAGTTATGGATTTTCAGCCTCTAATAAAGACACACCGCACGGTTAGAATCCCAACCTCTCCGCTCACCTTGACGCCACTGAGCTGCCCGTCTCCATCGTAATCGTAGCGGTACTGTGTGGTGTTGGCGTAGGGCCCGATCTtaagctctctcttcaccacacgTCCCATGCTGTCATACTGGACCGTCATCCAGTACATGAGAGAACGGAAGATCTCATACTGGACCTCCTTGATGCGACCGTGGGTGTCAAAATGCTTACTCAGTGTCATAACGGCAGTGGTGATGATTTGATTGATGTCGTAGTAAATGACCCCAAACTTTCCAAAGTGTTCTATCTGTAAGGAGGAAAAAGCAAGAAAGGTAAGCTACAAATACTTGGAAAGGGCGTTGCTAAAACAGGAAAGTAAACCAGAACAAATATTCTGCACCTTTCCAGAGATCTCATCATATCGGTAGAGGTCAACAGGCAGTGGCGTCTCACTGATGACCGGCTTCATGCTGGCAATCCGGAAGCTGTTGTCATGGTAGGTGTAGTCGAACCGCGCGTTGACCATCCCCTCCTCACTGAAGCGATAGATCTGCTTGTCGATAAGTGGGCCCATTTTGCGATAGCGGATGGTGCAGGAGAAACCCCCGCTCTGCAGGTTGACCATCTTTAGCACGCCGGCTGTCTCGTCGTACCCAAAAGTGACGGCGGTGCTGTCGTAAACGATCTCCGACAGCTTCGTTAGCTTGCCGTACTTGTAGAGGACACGCCGCCCGGTGCCCAGGTAATGTACGGCCTGAGGTCTGCCGTCCTCACTGAAATCGTGGATGATGGAGGCGTTGCTCTCCGGAGGGTTGTAGGTGTTGCGAATATAGCCGACGGACACATGCGTGAACATAGTGTGGCGAGCGACACTGGGCATCGTGACAGCTGTGACTCGACCCGAGGCGTCAAACTCAAAGACGTACTGCCTCTGGCTTTGCAGGAGCAGCACCATGGACTGGAAGCAGAGCAGGGAGGTGAAATACGGATTAATATAATAGCATTATCACTGGGTGACTTGTCTCCTGTGAAATAGCACCAGGAGTAATTTGCTCTCTCCCCTGACAAATCTGAACCTTCATAACCATAAAAATGATGTATTATTTCACTCAGTCCTACAATCCAAATTACTGTACTTTCTTGCTAATGCCTTCCTCTGGATGTGACTCTGTGGATGACAGTGTTGAAGATAAATGCACTCACTTTGTCAAGATAGCTGTAGCTCCACACCTTCCCGTCTACAAAAGAGCGAGACAGGATGCGTCCCTGGGGGTCAAATTCCGTCCTCTCACTCATGCTTCCCCTCTGCAGCCCTACAAGCTGTCCGGTGGCGGAGTACGACACGTTGACTACGGCCAGGCTGCTGCTGGGCAACCACATAGCTGGCCGGCCCTGAGCGTCGTACATGATGCGCAGCGTGAACTTGCGGTGATCGTCGTAAATCTTTTCCGTACGGGTGTTGCGATCGAAATCGATGGAGAGGAGATTGCGGCCATGAGCCTAAAGAAAAGGAAGGCGTTTCTCAGGTAAGTTAAGTGAACTGCACATGTGGATTTTAACAAAGCAGTGGACAGGTTAGTAAAATTGGTTACCCTCAGCTTCCTCCCAAACACGGTGATCTTGCCCTTGGTCTGCTCCTTGCGCAGTCGCCACTCAATGGAGTTGAGACCATTGTCTGTAGGCAGAGTGATGTTCCTTCGGCCGATGGTTGGACTGACAGAACCCGCCAGGATGTGTGGCTCTGTGTGGAAACTGATGCCCATCCCATTGGCGTACATCACTCTTAGGGTCCCGTTATTACACAGCTGATAGCTGTTCCTCACCTGGTCTGTAGGGGGACACCAGCAGACACGGCATCAAAGACAAGACGAGAGGCACACAAGACTTCCAGGTTCCAACTGAATAGCCAATGTCTTTTGGGAAGCTTCCACAATGAGTGAAGTGACCCGGAAATATGGGTGTGGCGACCATAATAAGAGCTGGTAAACACTAAAGTGCTTTAGTGCTTCCTTTATGACTTCCTTAAGCACAGGCTACACCGGACTATGAAAGGAAAGAAGATAATGCTTGAGAACAAAGTGATGACTAGAATGCTAAACTGTCAGTCTAATGCCACATCTGGAGCTGATATACAAATACATCGTAAACTTTTAACACTTTGTTAAACCAACTTGAAACATTCCACTTTATTTAAATCTGCTGCTGCCTCATGTGAAGTATTTTTCAGCATGAGTTTACAAAAGcggtatataaataaagctaattagccattttaaaataatgtaaaaggGAAGGTTGTTTAGTTTAGTGTTGCGTGCTTATATCCTTGTTTTGGGAGCTGCTGCACTCACTGCCAACTTTTAGGATTATCATTACTTAATTTTGCTCCAGAGATGCTGAAAGCCCCAATAAAGGAAGAGTTAAAGTCGATTCAgcggagagagacagaaagagaaaatacaAGTGGACAGGAGGGGGAGCAACATCTCTTAAGACAACACCACCGCTGTGACAGGAAAAGATATTCTTCTTAGAAACTCCAATCTAACTAATAAAGTGGAAAGTGCTCCATCTTTGTGCAATTTTAGCTTCTACCTGGCACACTCAGGTCAACAGCCTCCTCATATTATCAAACAGCTTAGTGTAAGTGCAGTCTCTTTGCCTACATCTTGGCAAATTCTCCTCTGCACCTTTCCTTTGCTTCATGACGTTTTCCACTGAGGTGAATGAAAAGTGgtttgaaaaagagaaagtcTGACTATTCAACTACAACCTAAGTTCTTGTGTTGAGGTCCAAATGATAGTACCTCAGAAGAAGCGTAGTACCCAAATCTTAGCGAATCGAAACCTGAAAGTATTCGATTCAGGTCAGACAAAGTCGGTAAAAAAATTATAATCTATGAAATCAGAATAGCAATTTGAAGGTACTAGTTTCATGTAGAGGATATGAACACTGGTGAGGAGAATACATCACATTTTATGACCTTTCAGGCAAGGATACATAGGATCATTCACTCTGAAAATTACTGTACATACAGTAAAAGTAGgtgaaaagataaaaaaaagactgtAGGTTCCATCAGAGAAGTTGTATTATTTTATCTTTGCACTGCTTTTCAACCGTACTGCATTTTCACTGTGGTCTGGGAAATGTTACATAAGCTTTCTACCGTTTGGTTGGAGCTGATTCTGCAAGGCAAACTGCAGCCTGTGTTGACAGACGCACGTATTTACTCTGTTTTTTACCGCACAAAATCCAAGCTTAGACCCGACGGACCAATCAGAAGTGATCCGACAGAACGGGCACTTTAGCATCTGATGGCGATGGGAAATCCGAGTCACAGAGGCTTACGTCAGTCGGAATCAGATCGTGTCCATTAAACGTTTACGGACCTGATTTCTGGCTCCTTCCCACAAACTGCGCGCTATTCTAAATAAAAAATCCTCAGGCTAAAGAGACATCGCTCCACAATCAACATCTCTCCAATTTATCGACTTCAACAAGAATAGAGACAGATAAGCCCGTGATTAATGCAGAGGCTAAATTTTCCCTCTGATGTCTGAAAGCAAGCTCTCCTCCCCACCCCCGATCACAATGAAGTGATTAAAAGCGAGATTAAATTGTTTTCAGCTCAGAAATATCGAGAAGATGCAGAGTTGGgagctttctttatttcacttaCAAAAGGTGAGGGGGTAGAGGATTGGATGGTTGTCTCTTTGAAGTCCTGCCATAAATGACAGTAATCCATAAGGCCAATTTGTAATAAAGCTCCAGGCACATTTTAACAATGCCTCAAACAGACAAGTGAAGCTTTTTCCATTGACTTGGCAGCAACAGCCTTTAGATAAATCTTCTCCGCTCTCTCTGTCTGAACAACCTCGTAATAAAACAGAAGCGAGGTAGAGGGATAGCGAGCGcgcgtgagagagagagggtgaaatGAGAGCTGGAGGGCCAAGGAGAATTCACTGTGCTGGAGTTAATGAAGAGAGCGAGAAAGAGCCGAAAGTGAGGGAGACGGTTAAGTGAGTATGTCAGCAGAGAGCTGTGCTCAAACCCACACAGTGCAGTGGAAACCTTAAATTACTTACAGCCGTGTGAACAACTCTTCTCTTCTACTGCAACAAAGGTGGACGACTGAACATATACGTAGACGCAACGTTTTCTCAATGTTTTTGGACCGTAACGAGTCCGGTCTGGATTCAGACGTTCGTCACACGGCACCGGTCAGTGGAGGGGGGGGGCTGTCGGGagaattcttcttcttcttcttcgtctttGTCCCCCCACCTCTCTAAACAGACCAAATAAGCTCAGGGATCATGGGAACtgtcagtatgtgtgtgtgcgtgtgtttctgtctgtgtgtaagGAGAGAGCTTGAGGGATGAGGAGGATTCACTCTACACGAGTTAATGAATTTTGCTGTGATGATATTCAAAAGCAGGATGATCCCAGCTGGGATTAACTATATATTGGTAATTTTACTCCTTAAGAGGGGAGCGGGAGAGGGCTGGGTGTGGGTAGGGGGAAAGAAAATAATCTCCTGGAGCATGCACATAACTGAGTGAAAATTAGAAGACTTTCAATTAGAGCCGGCAGGCCGGAGCACATTCAGCATTAGAGGGCGGCTGTGTTTTTTTGAATGCTAAGACAAAGCAGTGCTAGAGCCTGCATGAATCTCATTAGGGTGATGATACCACATAAACAGATCTGCTTCACTGTTATCAGGATTACTTAAAAGTCTACTCAGAATGACTAATGAACGATAGTTGCTTGATTTACACTGTTCTATGCTGATAAGTTGAACCCAGGATTAGCCTGTCTTTGTGCCACATCATTTCACAAGTATTTAAAAATTCAATGCCGGATCATTTTTCCTCCGTGTGTCCAGGTTTGTGTTAAGCGTGTCCCCTACCTTGTACTACGGTGTATGAGGCTTCAACCGAGGACAGGTTGGTGATGACGGTGACATCGTCGTCTCTGCTCGAGCTCTCAATGTCGATGTTGATGGAGCGCTCGATCTCTCGGTGCAGACTTGTCACCATGCCCGTCGGGTATGTCACGTTGGTCAGGCGACCCTCGCTGTCATACCTGGGAAATGGGAGATTGCAGACTTGTTCATACTTGTGCCACCTGTGTGTTGAAAATCGAGCGCACACCCAACAGTCACAAAAAACAGTTTGGCaagggggtgggggtgtttgGTTGTAGATATAAAAGCTAACACTTGGGGGCAGCAGAGCACTGTGCGAAATTCAAGGAGAAAGTAGGAATCAGAGGATGGGAATTGATGGAAATGAACCCGACAGCACTCAAAGAAGACAATGCACACAGTGTCACACACTTACTGGTAAAATGTGGTCCATCCAGTCTCGTCAGCTTTGGTTGCCAGGAGGCCCGTGTTGCCACTGTAGCCCATCAGAGCTACTTCTTGGCCCAAGGCTGACACACTACGCAGCCCCCCACTGGGGTCCAGTCCAAGGGTCACCACTTGATTCTCAGGCAGCAGCACCAGTCTGAGCAGGCCGGCTCCTCCTCCTTGGCCCTGCCCATCCCGCCTCACTTTCACAGTATTGTTGCAGTTATCCACCAGCATGGCCAGCTCGCCGTCGGGGCCGTAGGTGAAGTTGAAAAGCGGCTCCCCAGTCACGAGGCTGACTGTCTGGATGTGAAGCCCCTCCCCGTTGAAGACGTACAGCTCCTGCTCCCTCGGAGACGCGACTTCGTACTGCGCCGATCCGACGTACCCGACGCTAGAGAGGGCAGGGCCGGGCCGGTTCGCTCGCACGGCTCGGATGCGTATGTTGTTGAGGTCTGCGATAAAAAGAGTCCCATCGGGGGACACGGCCAGGGAAGTCGGGGAGTTCAAGCCAGCGTCGGGGGCGTAGCCCTCGTCACCGTAGAAGCAGTTGCAGTTGACGTCGTTCTTGCAGTCGCAGTCAGAGGCAGCACCAGCCAGGAGAGAGATTTCTCCATTAGTGCtcacctaaaaataaataaatgaacaaataaataaataaataaaaacacccaCACTTTGAACAAAGAAACAACCAGACAACCGCATACCTGTCTCACTCGGTTAATCTTTTTCTCATCTGTTTCGGCGATGTACAGGATGCCGGTGTGGGACAAGGCGATGGCTGTGGCGCTCTCTAGGGCGGCGTGTATAGCCAGCTTACTGAGGCTGTAGTCGATGCCCGGCACTTGGCAGTGCATAGGCCGACCTGCTATAATGCTCACCTTTAGGAAACAATGCAGAAAGTATTGATGATCCAAAAAAGAAGGATGCCAACATAAGATTCCAAAGTAGTAAGTAGTATCTTCCTAGAACTAATTAATCAGTAATTTTCCTGAAAAACTTAGAAAACTGGTAGAATTTGAACTTTTTACTTCTAAATTGGCTTTAGGAAGGCTAATTGGGACGAAATCTTGTCAAAAGCCTATGGCGAGTGTGCACTCTAATGGGTTTGCAGCCTTGTATGTACAGACCTGGTGGTTCTCAGTGATGCGTAAAATGACGTTGTTTTCCAGGACGTACAGAGAGTTGTCCATGGGGTTCACTGCTAAGTCTGTGGGCCACTCAAGACGCACCTGACGGGCAGAAACAGAAGTTATACGATCTGTGAGACGGTATCTATACTGAAAGGGTGCCAAGGTTCAGACAAGTCTCTTATTCATTTAAGTGACTGCAGCAGTGTTCACTTTCTTCTGATCCATTCATTTATCCATTGACTCTTTAATCCCTCCCTAAATCAGTTTCTCCCTGACCTCCCGGCTGGCTCTACTCCACAGAGTCATCATAGCTCAGCACTAAGGGAGCTCTTAGATCATCATCAATCACACCATCGGCTTTTGTCTCTTTCCCCCACCCCCCTTTCTCTCCCACCTGGCTGACGTCCATGCTGGTGTCACAGCTCAGAGGCCGCACGGCGGTCAGGTCGTTAGCCCCCAGCAGAGTAGAGATGATGCCATTCTGGTCCACCTTGCGGATCATGGTGGCGTCCACGAAATACATCAGCCCGTTTTTATCCACTGCGATACCTGTCAGCGGGGGGAGATGAACACCGTGAATGACGACTCATAACTCAAACACTGCGGGGCCATACCCATAGACATTTTAAGTCAATTAAACTTCACTCTTTCAGCCGCTGAAAATGAATAGCAGCCCGGGCCGCTCAATTGCTCAATGCTTCATCGAATGAGAGGGAACACAGTGATGGAACGGGCATTGAACTGTTGAGAAATGTTAGTTTTGGGATGAGTCATCGGGATGCCGAGCTGAACTCCCCTCAGAGGGCAACCGCAGACGGCACGCAGATCATCTAGAATGGCGAGTGATCTCTTGCGCTTCTCTTCCTTCCTTGGTTTCTCTTgatctcttttttgttttttgacaccCAACTTTCCACTTCTCATTTGTTTATACCTCTCTCCGTTTTATCCTTTATCACTGGGTTGGTGTCACCCCGTCAGTCTATCAGACAGCAGACGCTCAGAGAGGTGTGACTGTTCAAGTAAAGTGTGCCCAGAAATAACTTCTAGATGCACTGGGATAGAAAACAACAGATGGAGGATACAGCGAAGGGTGCACAGAGTAAATGATATGGAGATAAATAGGAAAAAGAGCGGAAGAgctggaggaagagaagaaacaggaaaagggAGGAACTGACGCTTTCTGACTGCGTGACGGGTAAGAGAGAATCAGCAGTTCATTGTCTTCCCCGATCGTCCCATCTTATCTCATGAaccgtgcatacacacacacatgcatgcactcTTGCATGCACACAGTGTATATATTCTAACATCTGTGGCGCTACATGTACACACATGGCAAGAAATGTGACAGTGTGACATCCTTGACAGTTTGGTGTCACAGTGTTCTGAGATCCAATGATCCACAAAAATAATCCCATTATAAGTTTAACATTAACCTGGTTTATAACCTCCTTCTGTCTCTGTCCTGCTTTAGTTGAGTCATAAGATGGGCgcattatggaaaaaaaaaaaaatctcatcagTGAAAATGTAAGCCCCCTTAAATTACATGTTTTGTGAACTGAACTGTGGATCACAAAGTGGAGGTCTCCTCAACAAAACTCATTTCGAAGGATATCTTAAGAGTCTGTATCCACATTTTATACTGTAATACAAGAAAATGCAATTTGAACAATATGAAGTTAACTGTGAAGTGAAATTCCCCCTAAGTGGCTCACCTTTGGGGCTCATAAGTGTAGCTTCAGTGGCTTTTCCACCGTCGCCACAGCGCTCATCGAAGGGCAGGCACTGCTCCCCGGTCCCCGCCACGACCTCAGCATTATCTGACAGCAGCCGACCACCGGTTAATGACCGCACGCGGTAAATCCGTCGCGAGTTTGTGTCTGAGATAAACAGCGCCCCAGATACCGGATCCACAGCCATAAAGTACTTATGGGTTGGGTTATTACTGAagcaaaagaagacaaaaaaccaaaacaggtATAATTATAAAATCAGTGAACAGCCTGGATTTACATTGTAAATGATACTTTGAAGcgcttttgcatttttttttttcctttgctggcATGTTGTTAATTTTTCATCCTGAGCCTCTTACCTGTGTCTGAAATCTTTGTTCCtttaagaaaagaaagggaGACAGAAGCACagcaaaacaaatgttaattCACACAGTCTGCACAGAGCAACCTacagagagcaacacaaagCTGGCAGTGGTGTGAAGAGCAACATTTAAAGATGTGTAAAAACACCCTGGGGAAATGTTATCTAGCACAGTCTATATTTCTTGCCAGTCCAAGTCTCTCACCTCACTTCTTTCATCTAACATCTTGTaagcactgaaaacatccagtcTTTATCCacaattttttcttttcctgctgaCTTACCTCAATATATCTGCAACATAGAGAAACCTCTAAATTCAAAACTGCTTTCCTATTGATTACTATTCTATTAATTCGCAATTTACTATCCCATAGATCTGGAGATTTACCTCAGTTCCAGGATGCCAGTTGTGTTCATAGACGGGTAGACCCGGCGTACAAAATTGAGGTCCCCGACATACAGGCTGCCATCGACGCCCATTGCCAAAGCAACCGGAGCCAGCAGCTTGTTGCCGTCTGCGAGGCCGTTACAGCTGGGGCACGAGATGCTGCGCCTGCGGCCGTTTCCCATGATGCTCGTGATTACCGGAGGCTGCTCTGTCACAAAGATGTTTTCCCCGCTGCCTTTGTGAAGGATGCCTGGGaacaacaaaagacaaacagatATATTAAAAGCAGATAAGGGCTCATTATTCCACAGGTAACCGTGGAATCAGCTACCCCCAATCACATCCACCCCGATGTAGAAATGGTTTCCTTTAACTCGTTGCTGGAGCCATCAAGAAAGCAAAATTTAACTTGTTCAatgtttttttcaatttaataCCTGGAA is a genomic window containing:
- the tenm2a gene encoding teneurin-2 isoform X7, with translation MDLKDRRNRSLTRGRCSKDSQYNTSSLDTDECRVPTQKSYSSSETLKAFDHEQRLHYGGCVTDLVHHEADEYSRQGGNFTLAELGVCEPSPPPHPAAVPYCPDLGLLQRGYSLSAGSDADSDPEGPLSPERAIQLWAGRGGVKSRRSSGVSSRENSALTLTDSENDNKSDDESAYLDDEDDDDPFGDYVISRPLPPTSSSTLLPPSLPSSSSAPHHPSPGPSPPIRECQVPLLEKNSTHSHLEPHPEDSYLLRAQPSSTGAANHQSQTTLRPPLPPPHNHHTLSHQSANSLNRNTLRGGRNPIHAPAPGTGDGPTTPESVQLQDSWVLNSNVPLETRHFLFKTSSGTTPLFSSSSPGYPLTSGTVYSPPPRLLPRNTFSRSAFKLKKPSKYCSWKCAAVTAIAAAALLAILLSYFIAINLLGLTWQLKPSDGPVLNNGLGAGLPVNSDVATLPSGGRVSFPFAPGPWAGRNSSIDSGSIEVGRRVTQEVPPGVFWRSLLHLSQPQFLKFNISLGKDALFGVYIRKGLPPSHAQYDYMERLDGKEKWSVVESPRERRSIQTVVLNEAVFVQYLDAGAWHLAFYNDGRERETVSFSTNVMDSVQECPRNCHGNGECNSGVCHCFPGFHGMDCSKAACPVLCSGNGQYDKGSCVCYSGWKGPECDVPVTQCIDPLCSGHGTCTDGNCVCSVGYKGPNCAEVDCMDPTCSNNGICVNGECHCKPGWGGLHCELPRAQCPDQCHGHGAFIPDTGLCSCDPNWMGPDCSMEVCSVDCGTHGVCMGGACRCEEGWTGAGCDQRVCNPLCIKHGTCKDGKCQCHQGWNGEHCTIDHGSMVDKADGCPNLCNGNGQCTMGQQSWHCECQTGWRGPGCSVAMETSCADNKDNEGDGLTDCMDPDCCIQSPCQNSPLCRGSRDPLLVIQQSPMSQPRVRSFYDRVKMLVGRDSTHIIPSENPFNSSLASLIRGQVLTTDGTPLVGVNVSFVNYPHYGYTLTRQDGMFDLIANGGASLTLRFERAPFLSQERTVWLPWSQFYAMDTLVLKTEENTIPGCDLSGFVRPDPLVIASPLSSFFSSKPGEKPIIPETQVLHEQIEVPGTSLKLCYLSSRTQGYRSLLKVTMTPAVVSMGLLKVHLMVAVEGHLFQKWFHASPNLAYTYIWDKTDAYGQRVYGLSEAVVSVGYEYESCASLILWEKRTALLQGYELDPTNLGGWSLNKHHILNTRSGILHKGSGENIFVTEQPPVITSIMGNGRRRSISCPSCNGLADGNKLLAPVALAMGVDGSLYVGDLNFVRRVYPSMNTTGILELRNKDFRHSNNPTHKYFMAVDPVSGALFISDTNSRRIYRVRSLTGGRLLSDNAEVVAGTGEQCLPFDERCGDGGKATEATLMSPKGIAVDKNGLMYFVDATMIRKVDQNGIISTLLGANDLTAVRPLSCDTSMDVSQVRLEWPTDLAVNPMDNSLYVLENNVILRITENHQVSIIAGRPMHCQVPGIDYSLSKLAIHAALESATAIALSHTGILYIAETDEKKINRVRQVSTNGEISLLAGAASDCDCKNDVNCNCFYGDEGYAPDAGLNSPTSLAVSPDGTLFIADLNNIRIRAVRANRPGPALSSVGYVGSAQYEVASPREQELYVFNGEGLHIQTVSLVTGEPLFNFTYGPDGELAMLVDNCNNTVKVRRDGQGQGGGAGLLRLVLLPENQVVTLGLDPSGGLRSVSALGQEVALMGYSGNTGLLATKADETGWTTFYQYDSEGRLTNVTYPTGMVTSLHREIERSINIDIESSSRDDDVTVITNLSSVEASYTVVQDQVRNSYQLCNNGTLRVMYANGMGISFHTEPHILAGSVSPTIGRRNITLPTDNGLNSIEWRLRKEQTKGKITVFGRKLRAHGRNLLSIDFDRNTRTEKIYDDHRKFTLRIMYDAQGRPAMWLPSSSLAVVNVSYSATGQLVGLQRGSMSERTEFDPQGRILSRSFVDGKVWSYSYLDKSMVLLLQSQRQYVFEFDASGRVTAVTMPSVARHTMFTHVSVGYIRNTYNPPESNASIIHDFSEDGRPQAVHYLGTGRRVLYKYGKLTKLSEIVYDSTAVTFGYDETAGVLKMVNLQSGGFSCTIRYRKMGPLIDKQIYRFSEEGMVNARFDYTYHDNSFRIASMKPVISETPLPVDLYRYDEISGKIEHFGKFGVIYYDINQIITTAVMTLSKHFDTHGRIKEVQYEIFRSLMYWMTVQYDSMGRVVKRELKIGPYANTTQYRYDYDGDGQLSGVKVNDWSTWRYSYDLNGNLHLLNPGNSARILPLRYDLRDRITRLGDVQYRLDEDGFLSQRGSDVFDYNSKGQLLRAYNRGPGGWSVVYHYDGLGRRVSTRNSLGQHLQFFYADLNHPTRVTHIFNHSSSDISSLYYDLQGHLFAMEVSSGEEYYIASDNTGTPLAVFSSNGQMIKQIQYTAYGEVYLDSNPEFQLVVGFHGGLYDPLTKLVHFTQRDYDVLAGRWTSPDYSMWPKIGKDPAPFNLYMFKNNNPLSDMLDVKNYVTDVKSWLVMFGFQLSNIIPGFPRHSLYFVEPPYELQATQHCENGQLITGVQQAAERHNQAFMALEGRLLNKERRRRKDKPGHWFGTSTPIIGRGVMLALQEGRVVAGVSALASEDSRKVALVLNGAQYLEGTHYTQDGKDCHYFVKVGSADSDLLALGLTNGRKSLESGINVTVSGRSRRGVTVEFAVPSLLLSVRYGLAADVLDEEKVRLLELARQRALAGAWAKEQQRARDGKGGSRLWTEGERQQLLTTGRVQGYDGYYVLPVEQYPELADSSNNIQFLRQNEMGRR